The Saprospiraceae bacterium genome includes a window with the following:
- a CDS encoding heavy-metal-associated domain-containing protein, producing MKTNDKTLKFKTNINCGGCVAKVTPFLNEGEGICHWDVDTASKDKILSVHSEGITEEEVMQKVKEAGFKIELLTQ from the coding sequence ATGAAAACGAACGATAAAACATTAAAATTCAAAACCAACATCAACTGCGGTGGATGTGTGGCTAAAGTTACTCCATTCCTCAATGAAGGTGAAGGCATCTGTCATTGGGATGTGGACACCGCAAGCAAAGACAAAATTCTTTCTGTGCATTCCGAAGGAATTACCGAAGAAGAAGTAATGCAAAAAGTAAAGGAAGCAGGATTCAAAATTGAATTATTAACCCAATAA
- a CDS encoding DUF3347 domain-containing protein, translated as MNLISKISAATILLFSFSSCNAQIKNTKTESVKIYGNCEMCEKTIETAGSVKKIANVDWNKDTKMATITYDSTKTNQDEILKRIALAGYDSDKFLAPDDVYSKLAGCCQYERVNKTAIVSTAVIEDHSMHNQENVVETKQEVNQLKTIFESYFALKDALVKSDGKLVSTLAKDVLANINSVKMEKLSSEEHTVWMKVMSSLKSNTEKIAATTIIEKQRVVFMDLSANFYALLKVSKQDYSIYYQNCPMYNDGKGANWLSKENAVKNPYYGSQMLTCGKTVETIK; from the coding sequence ATGAACTTAATTTCAAAAATATCAGCAGCAACTATATTGCTATTTTCATTTTCCTCTTGTAATGCTCAAATTAAAAATACTAAAACTGAGAGTGTAAAAATTTATGGTAACTGTGAAATGTGTGAAAAGACCATTGAAACAGCAGGAAGTGTAAAGAAGATTGCTAATGTGGACTGGAACAAAGACACTAAAATGGCAACAATCACATACGACAGCACCAAAACAAATCAAGATGAAATTTTGAAACGTATTGCATTGGCTGGTTATGATAGCGACAAATTCCTCGCTCCAGATGATGTGTATAGTAAACTTGCTGGATGTTGCCAATACGAAAGGGTAAACAAAACGGCAATTGTTTCAACCGCAGTTATTGAAGACCACTCAATGCACAATCAAGAAAACGTAGTTGAAACGAAGCAAGAAGTAAATCAACTGAAAACGATTTTCGAAAGTTACTTTGCTTTAAAAGATGCTTTGGTAAAATCAGACGGTAAATTAGTTTCAACATTAGCTAAAGACGTACTTGCAAATATCAATTCGGTTAAAATGGAAAAACTCTCATCAGAAGAACACACTGTTTGGATGAAAGTGATGAGTAGTTTAAAATCAAATACCGAAAAAATTGCAGCTACTACAATTATAGAAAAACAGCGTGTCGTTTTTATGGATTTGTCAGCAAACTTTTATGCTTTGCTCAAAGTCAGTAAACAGGATTATTCTATATACTATCAAAATTGCCCAATGTATAACGATGGTAAAGGAGCAAATTGGTTGAGCAAAGAAAACGCAGTAAAAAATCCATACTACGGTTCGCAAATGCTTACTTGTGGCAAAACAGTAGAAACCATTAAATAA